In Proteus vulgaris, one DNA window encodes the following:
- a CDS encoding flagellar basal body P-ring protein FlgI produces MKKIAMSLFFIVMTCVGFSAHAERIRDLTSVEGVRENALIGYGLVVGLDGTGDQTMQTPFTTQSLNNMLSQLGITVPPGTNMQLKNVAAVMVTAKLPPFGRTGQSIDVVVSSLGNAKSLRGGTLLMTPLKGVDNQIYALAQGNIVVGGAGASAGGNSVKVNQLAGGRISSGAIIERELPSQFGQTGLLNLQLNEENFTLAQHISDTVNKLRGVGTAIPLDARTVQLRVPVGKSEQVRFLAEVQNLEIKRVIADAKVIINARTGSVVMNRDVTLGSCAIAQGNLSVTVDSQVNVSQPNTPFAGGSTVVTRNTSVNMSEQGGSLQQVNASASLNEVIRTLNALGATPTDLMSILQAMESAGCLRARLEII; encoded by the coding sequence ATGAAAAAAATAGCGATGAGCCTTTTCTTTATCGTGATGACATGTGTCGGTTTTTCCGCCCATGCTGAACGGATCAGAGATCTCACCTCTGTTGAAGGGGTAAGAGAAAATGCGCTGATTGGTTATGGTTTAGTGGTGGGATTAGATGGGACGGGCGACCAAACAATGCAAACCCCGTTTACCACACAAAGTCTGAATAACATGCTCTCACAATTGGGGATCACAGTACCACCCGGCACCAATATGCAATTGAAAAACGTTGCTGCGGTGATGGTAACAGCAAAATTACCGCCTTTTGGTCGTACAGGGCAATCAATCGACGTCGTTGTTTCATCATTAGGTAATGCAAAAAGCTTACGTGGTGGTACGTTGCTGATGACACCACTCAAAGGTGTTGATAATCAGATTTATGCTTTGGCTCAAGGTAATATTGTGGTTGGGGGAGCTGGTGCATCCGCAGGCGGTAATAGCGTTAAAGTTAACCAATTGGCGGGTGGGCGTATTAGTAGCGGAGCAATTATTGAACGCGAATTACCATCACAATTTGGTCAAACAGGTCTGTTGAACTTGCAACTGAATGAAGAAAACTTCACGTTGGCACAACATATCTCTGATACCGTTAATAAATTAAGAGGTGTGGGTACCGCGATCCCTTTAGATGCTCGTACAGTTCAACTACGTGTTCCTGTTGGTAAAAGTGAACAAGTACGTTTCTTGGCTGAAGTTCAAAATCTCGAAATTAAACGAGTTATTGCAGATGCAAAAGTGATCATTAATGCAAGAACGGGTTCTGTTGTTATGAATCGCGATGTGACATTAGGAAGCTGTGCGATTGCACAAGGCAACCTTTCTGTCACGGTTGATAGCCAAGTGAATGTAAGTCAGCCTAATACTCCATTTGCGGGTGGTAGCACTGTTGTAACACGTAATACGAGTGTGAATATGAGTGAACAAGGTGGCTCATTACAGCAAGTGAATGCAAGCGCAAGTCTAAACGAAGTGATCCGTACATTAAATGCATTAGGTGCAACACCGACTGATTTAATGTCGATATTGCAGGCAATGGAAAGCGCGGGTTGCTTACGTGCGAGATTGGAGATTATCTGA
- a CDS encoding flagellar basal body L-ring protein FlgH, protein MDTKVITDNSGARKLSVRWRRHQRLGTALLVLTLSGCAYIPKKSLVEGNTTAVPTAPTAPAPNGSIFQSAQPVYFGYQPLFEDRRPRNIGDTLTITLQENVSASKNSSANASRNGKAGFLASITPRFLEGLFGNSRADMGMEGNSDFGGKGGANANNTFKGTITVTVDQLLANGNLHVIGEKQIAINQGTEFIRFSGVVNPRTISGANTVNSTQVADARIEYIGDGYINEAQSMGWLQRFFLNVSPF, encoded by the coding sequence ATGGATACAAAGGTCATTACTGACAATTCTGGGGCAAGAAAGCTTAGTGTCAGATGGCGTCGTCATCAACGTTTAGGTACCGCCCTGTTGGTACTGACACTGTCGGGATGCGCATATATACCCAAAAAATCGTTAGTAGAAGGTAACACAACTGCGGTTCCAACGGCACCAACGGCACCTGCGCCTAATGGCTCTATTTTTCAGTCAGCTCAGCCTGTTTATTTTGGCTATCAGCCTCTATTTGAAGATAGACGCCCTCGAAATATCGGTGACACGTTGACTATCACGTTGCAAGAAAATGTCAGTGCAAGCAAAAACTCATCTGCGAATGCAAGTCGTAATGGCAAAGCTGGGTTCCTTGCTTCGATTACGCCAAGGTTCTTGGAAGGATTGTTTGGTAATAGCCGTGCTGATATGGGTATGGAAGGAAACAGTGATTTTGGCGGTAAAGGTGGCGCAAATGCGAACAATACCTTTAAAGGCACCATTACTGTGACTGTCGATCAACTTCTCGCCAATGGAAACCTGCACGTTATTGGTGAAAAGCAAATTGCTATCAATCAAGGTACTGAATTTATTCGTTTTTCAGGTGTTGTGAATCCAAGAACTATCAGTGGTGCCAATACCGTAAATTCAACCCAAGTTGCTGATGCTCGTATTGAATATATCGGAGACGGTTATATCAATGAAGCACAGTCTATGGGATGGCTACAACGCTTCTTCTTAAATGTATCACCTTTTTAA
- the flgG gene encoding flagellar basal-body rod protein FlgG, which translates to MIRSLWIAKTGLDAQQTNMDVISNNLANVSTNGFKRQRAVFEDLLYQTIRQPGAMTSEQTNAPSGLQIGTGVRPVATERLHSQGNLAPTNGTRDVAIKGQGFFHVQLPDGTDAYTRDGAFQMDQNGQLVTTSGFQVVPAIILPDTAKKVMIGRDGTVSVEMEGDPAPQQVGQLTLTTFINDSGLESVGENLYLETASSGAPTENAPGINGAGLLYQGYVETSNVNVAEELVNMIQTQRAYEINSKAISTSDQMLQKLTQL; encoded by the coding sequence ATGATCCGTTCTTTATGGATTGCTAAAACTGGGTTGGATGCACAACAGACAAACATGGATGTGATTTCCAACAACCTCGCAAACGTCAGCACCAATGGCTTTAAACGTCAACGTGCGGTTTTCGAAGATTTACTGTATCAAACAATTCGTCAACCAGGTGCGATGACTTCTGAACAGACTAATGCACCTTCAGGTTTACAAATTGGTACGGGTGTTCGTCCGGTTGCGACCGAACGTTTACATAGCCAAGGTAACTTAGCGCCAACAAACGGAACTCGTGATGTGGCTATCAAAGGACAGGGTTTTTTCCATGTTCAGTTACCTGATGGCACAGACGCTTATACCCGTGATGGTGCATTCCAAATGGACCAAAATGGCCAATTAGTGACAACCAGTGGTTTCCAAGTTGTACCCGCCATTATTTTGCCTGATACCGCAAAGAAAGTGATGATTGGTCGTGATGGTACAGTTAGCGTTGAGATGGAAGGTGATCCTGCGCCACAACAAGTAGGCCAATTGACACTAACTACCTTTATTAATGACAGCGGATTAGAAAGTGTGGGTGAAAACTTGTACTTAGAAACCGCAAGTTCTGGCGCACCAACTGAAAATGCCCCGGGTATCAATGGCGCAGGCTTGTTGTATCAGGGATATGTTGAAACCTCTAACGTTAACGTGGCTGAAGAGTTGGTCAATATGATCCAAACTCAACGTGCTTATGAAATTAACAGTAAAGCGATTTCAACATCAGACCAGATGTTACAGAAACTAACGCAACTCTAA
- a CDS encoding flagellar basal body rod protein FlgF, with translation MDHVIYTAMGGARHSMENQAVVANNLANASTPGFKAQLSAMRAVPVNGDTLPTRTLTVASTPGSDQSQGTMNYTGRSMDVALSDNGYLAVQLDDGTEAYTRNGNIQRNADGMLMVQGRLLMGDNGAIEVPPQANVSIANNGIVTAHVPTDPPKMLGQIGRLKMVKPEQNDLVRGDDGLFHLSPKGTARAGEELPADDSVKVLAGVLEGSNVNPAEAMVDMIANARRFEMQMKVIHSADENAQKANQLLSLS, from the coding sequence ATGGATCATGTGATTTATACCGCGATGGGCGGCGCCAGACACTCGATGGAAAATCAAGCTGTCGTGGCGAACAACTTAGCAAACGCATCAACGCCTGGATTCAAAGCGCAGCTTAGTGCAATGCGAGCCGTACCTGTCAATGGCGATACCTTACCAACTCGTACATTAACGGTAGCTTCAACGCCTGGTAGCGATCAGAGTCAAGGAACGATGAACTATACCGGCAGATCAATGGATGTTGCATTAAGTGATAACGGTTATTTGGCTGTTCAGCTTGATGACGGCACCGAAGCCTATACCCGAAACGGAAACATCCAACGTAATGCAGATGGCATGTTGATGGTGCAAGGACGTTTGTTAATGGGGGATAACGGTGCGATTGAAGTACCTCCTCAGGCAAATGTCAGTATTGCTAATAACGGTATTGTGACTGCGCATGTTCCCACTGATCCGCCAAAAATGTTGGGTCAGATTGGTCGTTTAAAAATGGTAAAACCAGAGCAAAACGACTTAGTTCGTGGTGATGATGGATTGTTCCATTTATCACCGAAAGGAACAGCGCGTGCTGGTGAGGAATTACCTGCGGATGATAGCGTGAAGGTGTTAGCTGGTGTGTTAGAAGGCAGTAATGTTAATCCAGCAGAAGCCATGGTCGATATGATAGCAAACGCAAGACGTTTCGAAATGCAAATGAAGGTTATTCATAGCGCTGATGAAAATGCGCAAAAGGCTAACCAACTGCTATCACTGAGTTAA
- the flgE gene encoding flagellar hook protein FlgE produces the protein MSFSQAVSGLNAAAANLDTIGNNISNSATYGFKGASVSFADVFAGSGAGLGVKVAGISQNFKDGSITTTNRPTDVAISGGGFFRIEDQNGGVFYSRNGEFGKDKNGFLTNMQGMRVTGYPVQSVDGKNVVQKGATPTPIVIPTDMMNASATDKVDMTVNLNSAEEVIDQTTHAFDPKDNDSYNFSTNVTTYDSLGNEHNLNLFFVKTKDNEWEVHAQDSTTGEPAQNLGKLVYKNNGVLDEAATSINNFTTVSYKGSETMSMAMNFTGSTQQKVAESSVSKLAQNGYQAGEFTNFRIEQDGSIMATYSNQQSQVVGQIALANFANAGGLSSQGDNMWSETNGSGSPIVGVAGSGVFGKLTNNALEASNVDMSQELVNMIVAQRNYQSNAQTIKTQDQILQTLVSLR, from the coding sequence ATGTCCTTTTCACAAGCAGTAAGTGGTTTAAACGCAGCAGCCGCAAACTTAGATACTATCGGTAACAATATTTCTAACTCAGCAACCTACGGTTTTAAAGGTGCAAGTGTTTCTTTTGCAGACGTTTTTGCAGGATCTGGTGCAGGTCTAGGTGTTAAAGTTGCAGGTATTAGCCAAAACTTTAAAGATGGTAGTATCACAACGACTAACCGTCCTACAGACGTGGCGATTTCTGGCGGTGGTTTTTTCCGTATTGAAGATCAAAACGGTGGCGTTTTTTATTCACGTAATGGTGAATTCGGTAAAGATAAAAATGGTTTCCTGACCAATATGCAAGGTATGCGTGTAACAGGTTATCCAGTACAAAGCGTTGATGGTAAAAACGTGGTTCAAAAAGGGGCAACGCCAACACCTATTGTTATTCCTACTGATATGATGAATGCAAGTGCAACCGATAAAGTAGATATGACGGTTAACTTGAACTCAGCTGAAGAAGTAATTGATCAAACAACTCATGCGTTTGATCCTAAAGATAATGATTCTTATAACTTCAGTACTAACGTAACGACTTACGATAGCTTAGGTAATGAACATAACCTGAACTTATTCTTTGTAAAAACAAAAGATAATGAATGGGAAGTTCATGCTCAAGACTCCACAACAGGTGAGCCGGCTCAAAATCTAGGCAAGTTAGTTTATAAAAATAACGGTGTATTAGACGAAGCGGCAACCAGCATTAATAATTTCACTACCGTATCTTATAAAGGTTCAGAAACCATGAGTATGGCAATGAACTTTACAGGTAGTACCCAACAGAAAGTTGCTGAATCAAGCGTATCTAAATTAGCGCAAAACGGTTATCAAGCGGGTGAATTCACCAACTTCCGTATTGAGCAAGATGGCTCAATCATGGCGACCTACTCAAACCAACAAAGCCAAGTTGTCGGTCAAATCGCATTAGCTAACTTTGCAAATGCAGGTGGCTTAAGTTCACAAGGCGACAATATGTGGTCTGAAACTAACGGTTCAGGTTCACCGATCGTCGGTGTTGCAGGCTCTGGTGTATTCGGCAAATTAACCAATAACGCATTAGAAGCGTCTAACGTTGATATGAGCCAAGAGTTAGTCAACATGATCGTTGCTCAACGTAACTATCAATCAAATGCACAAACCATCAAGACTCAGGATCAAATCCTGCAGACTCTGGTTAGCTTGCGCTAA
- a CDS encoding flagellar hook assembly protein FlgD — MGISSSMNEPYDNTIIGDAPSSYHTKKSGSDDIKGNFLTLLITQMKNQDPTNPMQNNELTSQLAQISTVEGIETLNKTVNNIVGQIDQSQALRASSLVGRGVMVAGNKIVVFQPTDGKDETEKPGDGDDTIPTPDTQNEKTRQQMGTYKADDTDPNTPDSEHLFSTPFGFELLSPTDSLTINITNASGVTVRTINMDKKMLPDVYNFSWDCTDEDDNPVPTGSYKFTVNATLNDAQVPVKTLNYALVNSVSMVDGGARLDVGLGNTVSLDEIRQVL; from the coding sequence GTGGGTATTTCCTCCTCAATGAATGAACCTTATGATAATACCATTATCGGGGATGCACCTTCTTCATACCATACGAAAAAAAGTGGTAGTGATGATATTAAAGGGAATTTCCTGACACTTCTCATCACCCAGATGAAAAATCAAGACCCAACAAACCCAATGCAAAATAATGAGTTAACATCTCAGTTAGCTCAAATTTCGACCGTTGAAGGTATAGAAACACTGAATAAAACAGTGAATAACATTGTTGGGCAAATTGATCAAAGTCAGGCATTGCGAGCATCTTCCTTAGTTGGTCGTGGTGTCATGGTCGCAGGGAATAAAATTGTTGTCTTTCAGCCAACCGATGGTAAAGATGAGACTGAAAAACCCGGTGACGGGGATGACACAATTCCAACACCTGATACTCAAAATGAAAAAACACGTCAGCAAATGGGAACGTATAAAGCAGATGATACGGACCCAAATACCCCTGATAGTGAACACCTTTTTTCAACACCTTTTGGTTTTGAATTACTCAGTCCAACCGATTCTCTTACGATAAACATCACCAATGCGAGTGGTGTGACTGTTCGTACGATCAATATGGACAAAAAGATGCTACCGGATGTTTATAACTTCTCTTGGGATTGTACAGATGAAGATGATAATCCTGTTCCAACAGGAAGCTATAAATTTACCGTTAACGCCACGCTTAATGATGCTCAGGTCCCTGTTAAGACACTGAATTATGCGCTGGTGAATAGTGTGTCCATGGTGGATGGTGGTGCCCGCCTTGATGTTGGCTTAGGTAATACCGTTTCATTGGATGAAATTCGTCAGGTTCTTTAA
- the flgC gene encoding flagellar basal body rod protein FlgC: MSLFSIFDISSSALSAQSQRLNVSASNMANADSVAGPDGDPYRAKQVVFQVNAPAGQEIGGVRVTEVVDDPAPFRMEYQPGHPFADEKGYVRMPNVDVVGEMINTISASRSYQANVEVMNTAKSLMQKTLMIGQ, from the coding sequence ATGTCTTTATTTAGTATTTTTGATATTTCAAGTTCAGCACTTTCAGCGCAATCACAACGTTTAAACGTGAGTGCCAGCAATATGGCAAACGCCGACAGTGTTGCGGGTCCAGATGGCGACCCTTATCGTGCAAAGCAGGTTGTTTTTCAGGTAAATGCACCAGCCGGCCAAGAAATTGGTGGCGTGCGTGTCACCGAGGTAGTGGATGATCCAGCCCCATTTCGTATGGAATATCAGCCAGGGCATCCTTTTGCCGATGAAAAAGGATATGTACGTATGCCGAATGTTGATGTCGTGGGTGAAATGATTAATACCATCTCTGCTTCTCGTAGCTATCAAGCTAACGTTGAAGTCATGAATACGGCAAAATCACTGATGCAAAAAACACTGATGATAGGTCAATAG
- the flgB gene encoding flagellar basal body rod protein FlgB — protein sequence MLNKLENTFHFQQEALSIRNKRQEILAANIANADTPGFQARDIDFASELKKTIENGRTGSHGMQLAMTSERHIPIKPGYRLEADLLYRVPHQTAMDGNTVDMDMERSNFADNSLKYQADVTFINSQVKSMMSVLQQ from the coding sequence ATGCTCAATAAATTAGAAAATACGTTTCATTTTCAACAAGAAGCGCTCTCAATACGCAATAAACGCCAAGAAATCCTCGCTGCGAATATCGCGAACGCAGATACCCCAGGCTTTCAGGCTCGTGATATTGATTTTGCTTCTGAATTGAAAAAAACCATTGAAAACGGACGTACTGGTAGTCATGGCATGCAATTAGCGATGACATCAGAGCGCCATATCCCAATCAAACCCGGTTACCGCTTAGAGGCAGACTTACTCTATCGTGTGCCTCATCAAACTGCGATGGATGGTAATACTGTGGATATGGACATGGAACGTAGTAATTTTGCTGACAATAGCCTTAAGTATCAGGCTGATGTGACATTTATTAATTCACAAGTTAAAAGCATGATGTCTGTATTGCAACAGTAA
- the flgA gene encoding flagellar basal body P-ring formation chaperone FlgA: MLVKTLIGLFSFFFMVNVSIAKSLPEELQDFFVALHQQGDKVTVTVLTPEEKWPVCQTQEIQRHAGSRNWGRLSIPIQCDKQRRFIQVDVSVKGKYLIAKKDINRDDIIETSAVSMTTGELEKQPYDVLRDPALIKNAIAMRQISAGKPLTSTMVRRPWAILAGQTVTVFAQGPHFQIRYEGKAVNNAVANETIRVRVKSGQIVTGEALENGSVRIPL; this comes from the coding sequence ATGTTAGTTAAAACTCTTATCGGTCTGTTTTCTTTTTTCTTTATGGTGAATGTAAGTATCGCTAAATCACTCCCTGAAGAACTACAAGATTTCTTTGTCGCGCTTCATCAACAAGGCGATAAAGTAACAGTTACAGTTTTAACACCTGAAGAGAAATGGCCCGTGTGTCAAACACAAGAGATCCAACGCCACGCAGGTTCTCGCAATTGGGGACGTCTTTCAATTCCCATTCAATGTGATAAACAACGTCGTTTTATTCAAGTTGATGTTAGCGTTAAAGGTAAATACTTAATCGCAAAAAAAGATATTAATCGTGATGACATCATTGAAACATCTGCTGTCAGCATGACAACAGGCGAGTTAGAAAAACAGCCTTATGATGTATTGCGCGATCCCGCATTAATTAAAAATGCGATTGCGATGAGACAAATATCCGCAGGTAAACCCTTAACATCAACCATGGTTCGTCGCCCTTGGGCAATTTTAGCAGGGCAAACAGTAACGGTATTTGCACAAGGTCCTCACTTTCAGATCCGTTATGAGGGCAAAGCGGTAAACAACGCCGTGGCCAATGAAACGATCCGAGTAAGAGTAAAATCAGGACAAATCGTCACTGGTGAAGCACTTGAAAATGGCTCTGTTCGCATCCCACTTTAA
- the flgM gene encoding flagellar biosynthesis anti-sigma factor FlgM: protein MSIERANPLLPINAIAQRNPGEVTQGSRKSGTTEQKTATGDTSVKLSEAQKKLVQPGNKDINVEKVARLKEAIANGTLTMDSGKIADALFREAAESITQ, encoded by the coding sequence ATGAGTATTGAACGCGCAAATCCACTGCTTCCGATTAACGCAATTGCACAACGTAACCCAGGTGAAGTTACACAGGGCTCACGTAAATCGGGAACAACTGAACAAAAAACTGCAACAGGTGACACTTCGGTTAAATTAAGTGAAGCACAGAAAAAACTTGTTCAGCCTGGAAATAAAGACATAAACGTTGAGAAAGTTGCTCGTTTAAAAGAAGCAATTGCCAACGGAACCTTAACCATGGACAGCGGTAAAATCGCGGATGCTCTTTTCCGTGAAGCTGCTGAAAGCATAACTCAATAA
- a CDS encoding flagella synthesis protein FlgN has translation MEELRQTLDLQLSQLNTIASILRAEQQLLCAGNIDINALHEVTEQKNFVLSALGHTDQQRHTLSLQAGVEKPYTGLPFLSDLWIQIMDITAELKHLNQHNGLLLEQHISRNSDAIRFLQKNHSPTLYGSDGQAQRSTLAGRKIQV, from the coding sequence ATGGAAGAACTCCGCCAGACTTTAGATCTTCAATTATCACAGCTCAATACTATTGCCAGTATTCTACGTGCTGAACAACAGTTATTGTGTGCAGGTAACATTGATATCAATGCACTTCACGAAGTTACTGAACAGAAGAATTTTGTCTTGTCGGCTTTAGGTCATACAGACCAACAGCGTCATACGCTAAGCTTACAAGCTGGTGTAGAAAAACCTTACACCGGATTACCATTCTTATCTGATTTATGGATACAGATAATGGATATTACGGCGGAGCTAAAACATCTTAATCAACATAACGGATTACTATTAGAGCAACATATTTCTCGTAATAGTGATGCTATCCGTTTTTTGCAGAAGAACCACAGCCCAACCCTTTATGGTTCTGATGGTCAAGCACAGCGCTCTACATTAGCTGGGCGAAAAATTCAGGTTTAG
- the flhA gene encoding flagellar biosynthesis protein FlhA: MANLASLLRLPGNWKSSQWQILAGPVLILLILSMMVLPLPPFLLDLLFTFNIALSIMVLLVAMFTKRTLDFAAFPTILLFTTLLRLSLNVASTRIILMEGHTGPEAAGRVVEAFGHFLVGGNFAIGIVVFIILILINFMVITKGAGRIAEVGARFVLDGMPGKQMAIDADLNAGIINEDEAKKRRKEVSLESDFYGSMDGASKFVRGDAIAGLMILVINVVGGLIVGVAQHGMALNDAATTYTLLTIGDGLVAQIPALIISTAAGVIVTRVATDEDVGQQMVTQLFDNPRVLMLTAGVLGLLGLVPGMPNFVFLFFTAALGGLGWYILRRNANPEVQQQKEMEEVEKQNRVVEASWEDVQLEDPLAMEVGYRLIPMVDNRQNGELLGRISGIRKKFAQETGYLPPVVHIRDNMELRPSSYRILMKGVEIGHGEAHPGRWLAINPGNAVGSLDGDITQEPAFGLPAVWIDDSLREQAQVQGYTVVAASTVIATHFNHALTKYASELFGRQEAQMLFDRVSKELPKMTENMIPDMLSLTVLHKVLQNLLSEQVPIRDMRTILEALAEHAPEQKDPAELTAVVRVALRRAITQHWFGDQDEIQVIGLDASLERILVQAMQSGGGLEPGLAENIEQQAADAVRHQEMSGGAPVLLVNHTLRSLLSRFLRRSLPQLAVLSNMEISEGRRIRMTSMIGGQPH; this comes from the coding sequence ATGGCTAATTTGGCCTCATTACTCCGCTTGCCGGGAAATTGGAAAAGTTCTCAGTGGCAGATACTGGCAGGGCCAGTGCTTATCTTGTTGATACTGTCAATGATGGTATTGCCATTGCCACCTTTTCTATTGGATTTATTATTTACCTTTAATATCGCACTTTCGATCATGGTGCTGTTAGTGGCAATGTTTACAAAGCGTACTTTAGACTTTGCTGCTTTCCCGACTATTTTGCTGTTTACCACGTTGTTACGTTTATCATTAAACGTTGCTTCAACGCGTATCATCTTAATGGAAGGACATACAGGGCCAGAAGCTGCTGGGCGCGTTGTTGAGGCCTTTGGCCATTTCCTTGTTGGCGGTAACTTTGCTATCGGTATTGTGGTCTTTATCATCCTTATTTTGATTAACTTTATGGTTATCACCAAGGGTGCGGGACGTATTGCTGAAGTGGGTGCTCGTTTTGTATTAGATGGAATGCCGGGTAAACAGATGGCAATCGATGCTGATCTGAATGCGGGCATTATTAACGAAGATGAAGCTAAAAAACGTCGTAAAGAAGTTTCATTAGAATCTGACTTTTACGGCTCAATGGATGGTGCGAGTAAATTCGTTCGTGGTGACGCCATCGCAGGCTTAATGATCCTTGTGATTAACGTGGTGGGGGGCCTTATCGTCGGTGTCGCTCAACACGGAATGGCGTTAAACGATGCAGCAACGACTTATACTCTTTTAACCATCGGTGATGGTCTGGTTGCTCAAATCCCAGCATTGATTATCTCAACAGCAGCGGGTGTTATTGTTACTCGTGTTGCAACAGATGAAGATGTTGGGCAACAAATGGTGACCCAACTATTTGATAATCCTCGTGTACTGATGTTAACAGCTGGGGTGTTAGGCTTGTTAGGTTTAGTCCCTGGAATGCCTAACTTTGTTTTCCTCTTCTTCACTGCAGCATTAGGCGGATTGGGTTGGTATATCTTACGTCGTAACGCTAACCCTGAAGTGCAACAACAAAAAGAGATGGAAGAAGTTGAGAAGCAAAACCGTGTTGTTGAAGCGTCATGGGAAGATGTGCAACTGGAAGATCCATTAGCGATGGAAGTGGGATATCGCTTAATTCCAATGGTAGATAACCGCCAAAATGGTGAGTTATTAGGACGAATTAGCGGTATTCGTAAAAAGTTTGCTCAAGAGACAGGCTACCTCCCTCCTGTTGTTCATATTCGTGACAATATGGAATTAAGACCTTCTTCTTACCGTATTTTGATGAAAGGGGTTGAAATTGGTCATGGAGAAGCGCATCCGGGTCGTTGGTTAGCAATTAATCCGGGTAATGCAGTCGGCTCTTTAGACGGTGATATCACTCAAGAGCCAGCTTTTGGTTTACCCGCAGTTTGGATTGATGACAGTTTAAGAGAGCAAGCACAGGTTCAAGGCTATACTGTTGTTGCGGCAAGTACCGTTATTGCAACGCACTTTAACCATGCATTAACGAAATACGCATCAGAACTATTTGGTCGCCAAGAAGCACAAATGTTATTTGATAGGGTCAGTAAAGAGCTCCCTAAAATGACAGAAAATATGATCCCAGATATGCTTTCACTCACAGTGTTGCATAAGGTATTGCAAAATCTGCTTTCTGAGCAAGTGCCTATTCGTGATATGAGAACCATATTAGAAGCCTTAGCAGAGCATGCACCAGAACAAAAAGATCCGGCCGAATTAACGGCAGTGGTTCGTGTTGCACTTCGCCGTGCGATTACACAACACTGGTTTGGTGATCAAGATGAAATCCAGGTGATTGGTTTAGATGCAAGCTTAGAACGTATTTTGGTTCAAGCAATGCAAAGTGGTGGTGGATTAGAGCCGGGTCTTGCTGAAAATATTGAACAACAAGCGGCAGATGCTGTACGCCATCAAGAGATGTCTGGTGGTGCTCCAGTATTATTAGTGAATCACACATTGCGTTCATTACTTTCACGCTTCTTACGGCGTAGTTTGCCACAATTGGCGGTGTTATCGAATATGGAAATTAGTGAAGGTCGCCGCATCCGTATGACATCAATGATTGGTGGGCAACCACATTAA